The genomic window GTGCACGAGACCGTGCTCGTGTCGCCGAGCGGCCGCCGGGTGACGTTGCCGATGCCCGGCGGCGGGCTGCACACGGTCGTCGTCCCTCGCCTCGAGCTGGACGCCGCGCTCGTCGCGCTGGCCCGGTCCGTCGGCGTCGACGTGCACGACGGCGTCGCGCTCGAAGGGCTGGTCGACGGCGATCCGGCGGTCGCCCGGCTGTCGAACGGGTTCACCGTGCGAACGAGGTGGGTGATCGCGGCGGACGGGCAGTATTCGCCGACGCGCCGCGCGCTCGGTGTCCGGAGCGGACCGGAATTGGGGACGTGGCACGCGGTGCGCCAGTACTTCAGCGGTGTCGACGACGCACGCCTGTCCGTGCTGTTCGAGGCGGACCTGCTGCCCGGCTACGCCTGGGTGTTCCCGCTCCCGGATGGTCGCGCGAACGTCGGGTTCGGAGTCCTGCGCGACGGACGCGCGCGCGGCAAGGAGCTGCGCGCGCTGTGGCCCGACGTCCTGGCACGCGCGTCGATGCGCGAGGCCCTCGGGCCGCGCGCGTGCCCGGAGGGCGCTCACCGCGCCTGGCCGATCCCGAGCGTGTACGACCCGGCCCGGCTCGCCGCCGGTCCCGCGCTCTTCGCCGGCGACGCGGCGTCGGTCGTCGACCCGTTGACCGGCGAGGGCATCGCGCAGGCGCTCGAGACGGGGATGCTGGCGGCAACGTCGATCGCGCGCGCCGGGTCGCGCCCGACGGTGCGGGCGCGGTATGTGTCCCTCGTCGACCGCGCCCTCGGGCGCGATCTGCGCTTCGCGGGGAGGTTGCAACGGTTGCTGCGGTCGCCGCTCGGCGCGCGCGCGTCGATCCGGGCGGCCGGCCTCACCCCGTGGACGCGCCGCAACTTCGCGCGCTGGATGTACGAGGACTATCCGCGCGCGCTGATCCTGACGCCCGACCGGTGGGGACCGCGCATGTTCACGCCTCCGGGCGCGTACGGTTCGTCGTCGTGACCGCGCGCCGCAGCATCGACGACCTCCTCGCCGAGGCCCGGACCCGCCTCGTGCGCGTCCGGCCCGAGGATCTCGACGCGCGCATGGCGACCGGTGCGCTCGTCGTCGACATCCGATCGGCCGAGCTGCGCGACCGCGACGGCGAGCTGCCGGGCGCGCTCGTCGTCGACCGCAACGTGCTCGAGTGGCGGCTCGACCCGTCGAGCGCTCATCGCATCGCCGAGACGGGGTACGAGCGCGACGTGATCGTCGTGTGCAACGAGGGCTACCAGTCGAGCCTGGCCGCCGCGACGCTGCAGGATCTCGGGCTCACACGCGCGACCGATCTCGACGGCGGCTACCAGGCCTGGCGCGCGCTGCACGACGGTTGAGCGCGCGGCGGCGGTCCCGCGGGACCGGCGCACCAGCAGCCGGCTTCAGTTCTCCGCCCCGGTTCGCCGATCAGAACGATCGAGTGACCCGAGGAGGGACCGATGAGCTCAGTCGTGGACGCCATACGGCACGTCGCACAGCACAAGGAGCGCTTCACGAGCGACGATGTGTGGCCTCACTTCGTACCGCCGCCTGCGAACCCCAACGTCATCGGCGCAGGCTTCCGCGAGGCGAATCGCCTGGGCATCATCAGGCCGACAGGTCAGTTCGTGATGAGCGCGCGTCACCAAGCGCACCGGCGACGCGTGCAGGTCTGGGAGAGCGCGATGTA from Acidimicrobiia bacterium includes these protein-coding regions:
- a CDS encoding rhodanese-like domain-containing protein, which produces MTARRSIDDLLAEARTRLVRVRPEDLDARMATGALVVDIRSAELRDRDGELPGALVVDRNVLEWRLDPSSAHRIAETGYERDVIVVCNEGYQSSLAAATLQDLGLTRATDLDGGYQAWRALHDG
- a CDS encoding geranylgeranyl reductase family protein, which codes for MTAAREELDVVVVGAGPAGCAAAITAVREGLRVLVVDKATFPRDKTCGDGLTTAALRDLERLGLSLGVLPSAMPVHETVLVSPSGRRVTLPMPGGGLHTVVVPRLELDAALVALARSVGVDVHDGVALEGLVDGDPAVARLSNGFTVRTRWVIAADGQYSPTRRALGVRSGPELGTWHAVRQYFSGVDDARLSVLFEADLLPGYAWVFPLPDGRANVGFGVLRDGRARGKELRALWPDVLARASMREALGPRACPEGAHRAWPIPSVYDPARLAAGPALFAGDAASVVDPLTGEGIAQALETGMLAATSIARAGSRPTVRARYVSLVDRALGRDLRFAGRLQRLLRSPLGARASIRAAGLTPWTRRNFARWMYEDYPRALILTPDRWGPRMFTPPGAYGSSS